A region of the Mesobacillus jeotgali genome:
GTGAGTACTAAGAATTTTAATGGGTGTTGACAAAAATCAAAAAATCATTTATCTTTAATTCAAGATATTTAATTTCAAGATATTTTTCAAAAAGGAGGGATTGGTATGCTGGATATTTTAAAAAGGATAAATGAACTTGCGCATAAAAAAAAGAATGAAGGTTTAACAGAGATTGAAATGGAGGAAATGAACAGGTTACGGAAAATGTATCTGGAAATCTTCCGCGGATCGATGCAAGAGTTGCTGCTGAATACAACGGTTGTAGACCCTGAAGGAGCAGATGTAACTCCGAAAAAATTACGAACCGAACAAGCCAGGAATAGGAAGAAAGCAATCTGGTCGACTTGAAATTATGTATTGACACAGTGACAGCATTCATGATAAATTTTATCTCGAATTAAAAATAAATTAATTAAAGATATTTTTTTAAAATTATATCTCGAATTAAAGATAATACTAGGAGGAATTTTAAAATGGCAAAATGGACAGTGGACCAATCTCACTCAGCAATTGGATTTGAAGTAAAACACATGATGGTGTCAAAGGTGAAAGGTCAATTTGAATCTTACACTGCAGATGTTGAAGCAGCAGATCTGACAGATTTAACAACAGCATCAATCGCATTCAAGATTGATGTGGCAAGCATCGACACACGCAATGAAGATCGCGATAATCACTTGAAATCAGCAGACTTCTTCGATGTCGAGAATAACCCGACAATCGATTTCAAATCTACGAACATCACAAAAGATGGTGATGATTATAAAGTAACTGGTGACCTTACAATCAAGGATGTATCGAAGCCAGTAACGTTTGATGTTGAATTCGGCGGCAAAGGCACAAACCCATGGGGTGTAGAAGTTTACGGTTTCGAAGCGGAAGCGAAAATCAACCGTGAAGAATTTGGCCTTACCTGGAATGCTGCACTTGAAACAGGCGGTGTCCTTGTAGGGAAAGACATCAAAATCAAAGTGGAATTAGAAGTGAACCCAACCGCATAAATCGGTTCAAACCTTAGTGGTCATGCTGGATTCGTTGGATCCAGCATGACCATTGACAAGGAGTAATGGAAATGGAACTGCCAAAAAATGAGTTAAAAGCTGTTACAGTAATCATTCGTGCCGCACAGGCAATACAGGAAGTGATCCGGAAAGATGCGGCAAAGTATGGATTGAATCCTACGGAATTCTCTGTGTTGGAGATTTTGTACCATAGAGGCGAACAGCCTATTCAGGTGATTGGAAAAAAGGTTCTTATTTCAAGCGGCAGCATTACTTATGTTATCGATAAACTAGAGCAAAAAAACTATGTGAAACGCAGGGGCTGCCCAGAGGATCGCCGCGTCACCTATGCGGTGATGACAAACGAGGGAAAAGAATTGATGGATGAAATTTTCCCGCAGCATGAAGTGGAAATGAGCAATGTTTTTGCCGAATTGGATGCCGACGAGATCAATCAGACCATATCTCTCTTAAAAAGAATCGGTCACCGGGCAAAAAAATGTTAAATTTTTTTTAAAATTATATATCTTGAATTCAAGATAATTACAGGAGGAATTTTAAAATGATGGATTTAGGTTTATTAATCATACGATTGGTAATTGGAATTTTATTTATCGGACATGGTGCGCAAAAGTTGTTTGGCTGGTTCGGCGGTTATGGAATAAAGGGAACAGGAGGCTGGTTCGATTCGATTGGCATGAAACCGGGTGTAACGATGGCACTTTTGGCGGGATTAGCAGAATTTCTCGGGGGAATATTATTAGCTGTAGGACTTTTAACGCCGCTGGCAGCCCTTATGATCGCAGGAACGATGCTGATGGCAATTGTCAAAGTGCATGCACCAAACGGTTTGTGGTCCACTTCAAATGGATATGAATATAACTTAACGTTGATCGCTGTAGCGGTTGGGCTGGCGCTGATTGGTCCTGGTAAATATGCAATAGACGCTATTTTATTCTAATTTATCTTGGAGTCAAGATTTTTACTAGAGAGGTGAGGAAGAATGAGCAAAAAGACAATGGGAATTCACCATATCACGGCAATTGTTGGCCATCCGCAGGAAAACGTTGATTTCTACGCTGGTGTATTGGGACTGCGCATGGTGAAGCAAACGGTCAATTTTGATGATCCCCAAACCTATCACCTTTATTTCGGAAACGAAGGCGGAAAGCCGGGTACCATCATCACTTTCTTTCCATGGGCAGGAGCAAGCCAGGGAGTCGTCGGTGACGGCCAGGTAGGAGTGACTTCCTATGTGGTTCCTGCGGGGGCGATGGATTTTTGGAAAAACCGGTTGGAAAAGTTCAATATAGCCTACACAACGATGGACCGTTTTGGAGAACATTATTTAGAATTTGATGATCCTCATGGGCTTCATCTGGAAATCGTGGAAAGAGAAGAAGGAGCAGCCAATGATTGGAGCTTTGGTGAGGTAACACCTGAAGTTGCGATTAAAGGATTTGGCGGTGCAACATTATTATCCGCCAGGCCAGAAAAAACCGCTGAACTTCTGGAAAAAGTAATGGGCCTTAATCTTGTAGGCAAAGAAGGAGATTTCATCCGCTTCCGCTCAACAGCAGAAATCGGAAATGTCATTGATTTGAAGTTGACACCGATTGGACGCGGTGTGATGGGTGTTGGAACGGTTCATCATATTGCCTGGAGAGCGGTTGATGACAAGGATCAGCTGGATTGGCAGAAATACGTGGCAGACAATGGCTATGGTGTCACCCCGGTTAAGGATCGGAATTATTTTAATGCGATTTATTTTAGAGAACATGGTGAAATCCTGTTTGAGATCGCAACAGATCCTCCGGGATTTGCGCATGATGAAACACAGAAAACAATGGGTAAAAAATTGATGCTGCCGGAACGATATGAGCAGTATCGCGGACAGATTGAAAGAGGGTTAATTCCGATTGAAGTCAGAGTGCTGGATTGAATCTAAAAAGAAAGGATGATGGCTATGCTTTCGTTTGACCCTGCCAGGCTTTCCGAAAGGGATAATTACAAATTCCTGATAGGAAGCATCATCCCCAGGCCGATTGCCTTCGTTACGACAAGGTCGAAGGATGGGGTATTGAATGGAGCGCCATTCAGCTACTTCAATATCGTCTCATCCAATCCGCCTATGATTTCTTTATCCATCCAGCGGTCAGGCGGGAATCAGAAGGATACAGCGAGGAACATCCTGGAATCCAGAGAGTTTGTTGTCCATATTGTTGATGAGCATAATGTTGATAAAATAAACCAGACTGCCGCGAGCCTTGCTCCTGACGAAAGTGAAGTGCAGCTGGCCAATTTAACTCCGGCTGACAGCGTGAAGGTTGCGGTGCCTGGTGTTAAGGAAGCCAAAGTCAGGATGGAATGCGTACTTGAGCATACACTGGAATTAGGAGGAGAAGAAACTCCCGGCTGTGATTTCATCATTGGAAAGGTTGTTCAGTACCATATAGAAAAAGGCATTTATGAGAATGGAAGAATCGACGCCGAAGGATTGGCTGCTGTAAGCCGGCTTGCTGGTAACCATTACGCGAAAATCGGAGAGGTGTTTGAAATACAAAGGCCGAAGTAGTCCCCATAGAAGAAAGGGTGAGGAGGAATGCAGAAAACATCAGGAATCCACCATATTACCGCGATGGTAAATGATGCTCAAAGGAATATCGATTTTTATGCCGGGGTACTTGGCATGAGGCTGGTTAAAAAAACGATCAACTTTGACCGTCCGGAAGTGTACCATCTCTATTTTGGCAATGAATCAGGGGATCCGGGCACCGCTATCACCTTTTTTCCATGGGCGAACCAGTTGAAAGGCCGAATAGGAACCGGCCAGGTCGGTGTGACCAGTTACGTCATCCCGATTGGTTCCATCCCCTTTTGGAAGGACCGATTTAAACGATTTGGAGTCAGGTTCATTCAGAATGTCAGGTATGGTGAAAGCTATCTGCAGTTCCAGGATCCTGACGGGCTTGAAATCGAGCTGGTCGAACGCAACGAGGGGCCAGTCAATGCCTGGAGCTTCGGAGGAGTAACTCCTGATGTTGCGATCAAAGGATTTGGCGGAGCCATTTTGATTTCGTCACAGCCTTATAAAACAGCAGAAGTCCTGGAGGATATACTCGGACTAGAAAACATTGGCCAGGAAGAAAGCTTCTTAAGGTTCAAATCTGAAGCAGAGATTGGCAATACGATCGATATCAAGCTGACTCCATCCGTCCGTGGGTTGATGGGAGCCGGCACCGTCCACCATATTGCCTGGAGAGCGAAGGATGAAGAGGATCATAAAAGGTGGAGAGAGCTTCTAGTTGAAAAAGGCTATTATCCAACAGAAATTCTGGACCGTAACTACTTCAAAGCCTTGTATTTTCATGAAGGTGGAGGGATTCTTTTTGAAATAGCGACCGATTCACCCGGCTTTACAGTCGATGAGCCAATGGATACACTAGGTGAAAGATTGATGCTGCCATCATGGCTGGAGTCAAAAAGAGAAGAATTGGAAAGCATGCTGCCAAAGGTGGAAGCTCGTGTTCTGGGATAAGAAAGAAAAAATGCAATTCGAGAATGTGCTGGTGCTTGCGCTTTTCTTATGGAGGGAGATAAAAAATGAAACATGTATTCAACAAGGGAACAGTCCCGACAAAACCAACATTATTATTGCTCCACGGTACAGGAGGCAATGAACTGGATCTGCTGCCTCTTGCCGGTATGATTGATGATGAAGCATCTGTCTTAAGTGTCCGTGGTAATGTACTTGAAAACGGAATGCCAAGATTCTTCCGCAGACTGGCAGAAGGTGTTTTTGACGAACAGGACCTCTTTTTCCGAACAAAGGAATTGAATGAATTCCTGGATGAAGCGGCAGAAAAGTACGGCTTCGATCGCAATAATGTGATTGCCGTCGGCTATTCAAATGGAGCGAATATCGCAGCAAGCCTGCTTTTTCACTATCAAAAAGCCTTGAAAGGTGCAATTCTTCATCACCCAATGGTACCGAGACGAGGAATCGACCTGCCGGACCTGAAAGGAACGCCTGTATTCATTGCGGCCGGAACGAACGATCCAATCTGCCCGCCGCAGGAATCCGAAGAACTGCAATCGCTGCTGGAACAAGCGGGTGCGAATGCAGAGATTCACTGGGAGAATAGAGGGCATCAATTGACCCGGGAGGAAGTTGAAGCAGCCGCTAAGTGGTATGGTGAGAAATTTTAATAATAGGAATATGGAGCGGTTTTTCTTTTCATGAATTGTAAAATAGTGCAATCATGAAAAGCAAAAGTCGCTTTTTTTGTGAGCTATTTTAAGCAAGCTCTGGAGTAGTTAAAGTGTATGCGTGGGACATGGGAGGGCGGTTCTCATGTCCCAGGAAGTTTATAATATCATGACGAAAAGCTCTGGAATTGATTACACCTTCGCGGGATTAAATCGGACTACTTCTTTAATTCATTAGGAACATTCACTAAAAATGCATTAAGGACTGACTGAATATTTGTCTTTTGACTATTGAGAGCTTCATTCAAAATTTGAAGGTCATCATCCTGATCTTTCGCTTTTAAATTAACCACTTCGTTATTGATGCTCTCCATTTTCAAATCCAGTTCAGCAGCTGAAAGGGCTGCATCCTTAAGATCCTTTTTAATTCTTTCAGGGATGTCCTTATCATATTTATAATATATTTTGTGCTCAAGACTGGCCCAGAAATCCATGGCTATAGTTCGTATCTGCAATTCCACAAATACCATTTCCACTCTGTCAGACATGAAAACAGGGATTTTAATAATCAGATGAAGGCTCTGATAACCGTTGGGTTTTGGATTCTTGATATGTTCAACCAACTCGATATCCTTCTGCTTTTCGATCATCTCACCTATTTTATAAACGTCTGTGATGAAAGGACAAATAATCCGGATTCCGGCGATATCTTTTATATTCTCCCGGATCGATTCCATCGAAAAGTTGAGGTTCTTCCTGTGCACTTTTTTCATGATACTCTCTGGTGACTTTAGCCTTGAATTACAATGTTCGATTGGATTGTAATCATGGATATGGATAAATTCTTCTTTTAAGATATTTATTTTCGTATTCATTTCATCCAGTGCAAATTTATAGACTAAAGAAAACCTTTTTAGCTCGTTCCTCATTTGTTTGGGATTTATTCTATACTGTTGAGTCAATTCATTCATTGTTGGCTACTCCTTGCGGTGAAATTCACTTCCCTGCTATTACAATAACAGGGAGGACTGTAATAAGCAGGTCATCCATTCTGAAAAAAGTTAACCTTCTAAAGGCTGCAAGTGTTCCATTTTCCATTTCAGCCACTGAAACTTACGAACCTTTCTCGGAAGAAACTGCCTGATTTCCTCCTCGTTATAACCAACTTGAAGCTTTTTGTTTTCAACGATCAAAGGGCTTTTAAGCAACCTTGGATGTTGATGGATAATTTTCAGTAATTCGAGTAAAGAAAGGCTATCAAAATCTATATCCATAGTTTTATAAGGAAGGGACCGCTTAGAGAGAATGTCATCGGTACCATCAGTTGTCAATTGTAAGAGTTCCTGAAGTTCATGAACCGTTAAAGGCTCCTCCATCATATCCCTCTCTACAAAAGGAATCTGGTTGTTAATCATCCATTTTCTTGCTTTCTTTGTTGATCTGCATCCTAATCCATATAGCATTACAGTCATTTTACTTACACCTCCGTACGATGTCATTATAGGTTTTGCTTGTATATCCCTTGTTTTAGTAAGCGCATGCTAAGTTTGAAGGATTCCATTGCCTCTTCATCAGATAAGCCTTTTACTGTTTTTTCGATAAGATTGTTAAAGGCCAGTGCAGAGACTATTTTAAAAATTTGTAACAGCTCTTTTTCTGTACTGATATTCAGCTGATCTCTATTAATGAGTTCCCCGATCTTCTTGAATTCCTCGTGTTCTAGATAGGTATCCCAAATACTTGTGAAGGAGCTCTCTACTCTATGGGTTGTGTAGAGCAGGGCATTTTTTAAAAATTGCTTTTCTTCCTCATCTGATAATGCATATAAAAAGTAATTTTGAAGTTCAATCAGCGCTTCAATCAAATCTCCTTTATGTTTTTCCAATAATCCGCTGAAGTAAATTTTGGCCATTTTTATTTTACTTTCTAATAAATAGAAATATAAATCATCTTTGTCCTGGAAATATTGATAAAAACTCCCTCTCGATATACCAGCCGTTTTAATAATATTTGCTATTGAAGCTTCAAAAAATGGGACCCTGATGAACTCGACTTCTGCAGATTCAAGCAGTTTCTTCTGTTTATGTTCTGGTAAATTGAAAAATGTTTGCTTTGGCATGTGATCACCTCGGTTCTATGATGTGACAGCGTGTCATATTATATTTAAATAATATATGACACGCTGTCATATGTCAATTTAAAATGTGACACTGTGTCATATTTGGAGATGAGAAATGGTGACAATTGAAACTGTTAGGTCGTCTCATTATTCCAAGTATCCCAAAACTTATGTAAAATTGTAATGGAGAAGACAAAGACCAACCGTAAAGTGGTGAGGAAGATTCAACAGTTACTTTTACTTCAACGTGTGATTGATTATATAGAGGATCATATTAAAGAGGAACTTAGTGCAGAAGAGCTGGCAAGAATGGTTGGGTATTCTCCGTATCATTTTTCGCGGATTTTTTATAAACAAACGGGTTATACATTGATGGATTATGTGGTGAAAAGGAAGCTCCAGTTTGCATTGTATGAATTAGTGAATGGGAAAAAAATCATCGAAATTGCACTGGACTACGGGTTTGAAACACATTCTGGATTTACAAAAGCGTTCAAAAAGTGCTTTGGAAGTCCGCCTAGTCTTTATAAGGAGCATTGTCCGACTTCACTGCCTCAAAAACTGGATCTTATGAGCCTTCACGCAAAGAACACGGGCGGAATTGTCCTGCAGCCTCAGATTGTCCGGCGTAATGCTTTTCATGTCGCCGGAAAAATATTCAGTATAGACAATGCCCCTGCTAATAGAAATGTTCCTGCCTTCTGGGAGCAGGAGGGTTTGACTGATGGTTCGATTGAAACGTACTTATACAATGTGTTGGCGCCGAAGAAGCATGGAGAGTATTGTCTTAATTTGAGCCGCAGCCTGGAGGAAGACAGGTGCCGTTATATATTTGCTGTAGACTATGACGATGAAAAAGACTTACCGGACGGATTAACAGCTGTACAAATCCCCGAGGCTGTTTACGCTATCTTCCGGACGCCTTTGGTTGAGGTTGAACAATTCGCCGCCGCCATTAAAGGGACGTGGAGATACATACTGGAGGATTGGTTTCCGCACTCATCCTATGAAGTGGATGATGAGGGATTCGACTTTGAATTTTATGACGAGCATTGCCATTATTGGGATTATAAAAAAGTGTATATGGAAATTCATATCCCGGTTAAAGAAAAATCTCGAGAGTGACGTCATTCTCGAGATTTTTTGATTGCTAGTTTATATAAGCAGATGACAGGTGTTAAAAGAATGGCACTTGCCATCATGGCTATTTTAATAGAGTAGTTGGCGGCAATCAATCCAATAGCCGGTCCTCCGCTTATCTGGCCAATCGCATCAACCTGGCCTTTCACCGAAAAGAAAGTCGCGCGTGTCGAGGAATCAGGAATGATTTTATTCAGCCATGTATCCTCAAGAGGTGCCATAACTGACCTTGTACCCTGGATGATCAGATAAAAGCACAGCAAACTGATGATTCCAGCCGAAAGAGCAAAACCAGTCAGCGAAGTGATAATCAGAACACATCCAATCAGCAAGGATACATAAATGGTGTTTAACTGATGATGGAGAGAACTCCGGCTGATAAAATGAAGGCCGATAAATGAAAGGAGCATGACGATAAACTGAATGCTTCCGATCAGGACGACCAAATTCCCATCCGTCATGTATGCAAGACGAGTCTCTTCAAGAAAGTGTGAAATCCATAGCCGGTCAAAGCCTTCACTGTATAACCCAAAAAACAAGGCAATCATGAAGAGAATACGCATAAGGTAACTGGTCTTTGTATAATTGATCATCTCGTGCATATTACTTTTCAGCGTGTTCCATGTTGATGTATTTTCATGTTCCGCAGGCTTGAAATTCTCTTCTTTCATAAATAGGAGCAAAAAGACAGCCAATCCCACCATGCATAGCCCGCCAATGATG
Encoded here:
- a CDS encoding MFS transporter encodes the protein MKKMDSYRVYLYTRFWSQFLFTFIFTVNLLYHVKIVGLGSLQLVLVGTVLEAVVFLFEIPTGFVADLKSRRLSVIIGYFLIGAGFLIEGSFPYFAAVLLSQVLWGIGYTFTSGAHQAWIADEIGEDRAPEAFVNGAKAGTLGEVIAIPLSMLIGYFFMINLPIIIGGLCMVGLAVFLLLFMKEENFKPAEHENTSTWNTLKSNMHEMINYTKTSYLMRILFMIALFFGLYSEGFDRLWISHFLEETRLAYMTDGNLVVLIGSIQFIVMLLSFIGLHFISRSSLHHQLNTIYVSLLIGCVLIITSLTGFALSAGIISLLCFYLIIQGTRSVMAPLEDTWLNKIIPDSSTRATFFSVKGQVDAIGQISGGPAIGLIAANYSIKIAMMASAILLTPVICLYKLAIKKSRE
- a CDS encoding flavin reductase family protein, with the protein product MLSFDPARLSERDNYKFLIGSIIPRPIAFVTTRSKDGVLNGAPFSYFNIVSSNPPMISLSIQRSGGNQKDTARNILESREFVVHIVDEHNVDKINQTAASLAPDESEVQLANLTPADSVKVAVPGVKEAKVRMECVLEHTLELGGEETPGCDFIIGKVVQYHIEKGIYENGRIDAEGLAAVSRLAGNHYAKIGEVFEIQRPK
- a CDS encoding YceI family protein, which codes for MAKWTVDQSHSAIGFEVKHMMVSKVKGQFESYTADVEAADLTDLTTASIAFKIDVASIDTRNEDRDNHLKSADFFDVENNPTIDFKSTNITKDGDDYKVTGDLTIKDVSKPVTFDVEFGGKGTNPWGVEVYGFEAEAKINREEFGLTWNAALETGGVLVGKDIKIKVELEVNPTA
- a CDS encoding TetR/AcrR family transcriptional regulator, which gives rise to MPKQTFFNLPEHKQKKLLESAEVEFIRVPFFEASIANIIKTAGISRGSFYQYFQDKDDLYFYLLESKIKMAKIYFSGLLEKHKGDLIEALIELQNYFLYALSDEEEKQFLKNALLYTTHRVESSFTSIWDTYLEHEEFKKIGELINRDQLNISTEKELLQIFKIVSALAFNNLIEKTVKGLSDEEAMESFKLSMRLLKQGIYKQNL
- a CDS encoding GTP pyrophosphokinase, which encodes MNELTQQYRINPKQMRNELKRFSLVYKFALDEMNTKINILKEEFIHIHDYNPIEHCNSRLKSPESIMKKVHRKNLNFSMESIRENIKDIAGIRIICPFITDVYKIGEMIEKQKDIELVEHIKNPKPNGYQSLHLIIKIPVFMSDRVEMVFVELQIRTIAMDFWASLEHKIYYKYDKDIPERIKKDLKDAALSAAELDLKMESINNEVVNLKAKDQDDDLQILNEALNSQKTNIQSVLNAFLVNVPNELKK
- a CDS encoding ring-cleaving dioxygenase, encoding MQKTSGIHHITAMVNDAQRNIDFYAGVLGMRLVKKTINFDRPEVYHLYFGNESGDPGTAITFFPWANQLKGRIGTGQVGVTSYVIPIGSIPFWKDRFKRFGVRFIQNVRYGESYLQFQDPDGLEIELVERNEGPVNAWSFGGVTPDVAIKGFGGAILISSQPYKTAEVLEDILGLENIGQEESFLRFKSEAEIGNTIDIKLTPSVRGLMGAGTVHHIAWRAKDEEDHKRWRELLVEKGYYPTEILDRNYFKALYFHEGGGILFEIATDSPGFTVDEPMDTLGERLMLPSWLESKREELESMLPKVEARVLG
- a CDS encoding DoxX family protein, encoding MMDLGLLIIRLVIGILFIGHGAQKLFGWFGGYGIKGTGGWFDSIGMKPGVTMALLAGLAEFLGGILLAVGLLTPLAALMIAGTMLMAIVKVHAPNGLWSTSNGYEYNLTLIAVAVGLALIGPGKYAIDAILF
- a CDS encoding alpha/beta hydrolase is translated as MKHVFNKGTVPTKPTLLLLHGTGGNELDLLPLAGMIDDEASVLSVRGNVLENGMPRFFRRLAEGVFDEQDLFFRTKELNEFLDEAAEKYGFDRNNVIAVGYSNGANIAASLLFHYQKALKGAILHHPMVPRRGIDLPDLKGTPVFIAAGTNDPICPPQESEELQSLLEQAGANAEIHWENRGHQLTREEVEAAAKWYGEKF
- a CDS encoding DUF896 domain-containing protein, coding for MLDILKRINELAHKKKNEGLTEIEMEEMNRLRKMYLEIFRGSMQELLLNTTVVDPEGADVTPKKLRTEQARNRKKAIWST
- a CDS encoding AraC family transcriptional regulator; protein product: MEKTKTNRKVVRKIQQLLLLQRVIDYIEDHIKEELSAEELARMVGYSPYHFSRIFYKQTGYTLMDYVVKRKLQFALYELVNGKKIIEIALDYGFETHSGFTKAFKKCFGSPPSLYKEHCPTSLPQKLDLMSLHAKNTGGIVLQPQIVRRNAFHVAGKIFSIDNAPANRNVPAFWEQEGLTDGSIETYLYNVLAPKKHGEYCLNLSRSLEEDRCRYIFAVDYDDEKDLPDGLTAVQIPEAVYAIFRTPLVEVEQFAAAIKGTWRYILEDWFPHSSYEVDDEGFDFEFYDEHCHYWDYKKVYMEIHIPVKEKSRE
- a CDS encoding ring-cleaving dioxygenase → MSKKTMGIHHITAIVGHPQENVDFYAGVLGLRMVKQTVNFDDPQTYHLYFGNEGGKPGTIITFFPWAGASQGVVGDGQVGVTSYVVPAGAMDFWKNRLEKFNIAYTTMDRFGEHYLEFDDPHGLHLEIVEREEGAANDWSFGEVTPEVAIKGFGGATLLSARPEKTAELLEKVMGLNLVGKEGDFIRFRSTAEIGNVIDLKLTPIGRGVMGVGTVHHIAWRAVDDKDQLDWQKYVADNGYGVTPVKDRNYFNAIYFREHGEILFEIATDPPGFAHDETQKTMGKKLMLPERYEQYRGQIERGLIPIEVRVLD
- the spx gene encoding transcriptional regulator Spx; translated protein: MTVMLYGLGCRSTKKARKWMINNQIPFVERDMMEEPLTVHELQELLQLTTDGTDDILSKRSLPYKTMDIDFDSLSLLELLKIIHQHPRLLKSPLIVENKKLQVGYNEEEIRQFLPRKVRKFQWLKWKMEHLQPLEG
- a CDS encoding MarR family winged helix-turn-helix transcriptional regulator, with product MELPKNELKAVTVIIRAAQAIQEVIRKDAAKYGLNPTEFSVLEILYHRGEQPIQVIGKKVLISSGSITYVIDKLEQKNYVKRRGCPEDRRVTYAVMTNEGKELMDEIFPQHEVEMSNVFAELDADEINQTISLLKRIGHRAKKC